Part of the Triticum urartu cultivar G1812 chromosome 2, Tu2.1, whole genome shotgun sequence genome, GACGAGAAGGGCGCAAAACAAGCTAGCACACTGCCTAGCAAAGCGAGCAAAAGAGCTCGGGGACTTTCTCTTATTGGGTTCAGTACCCGACGATCAAACTGTAATCTGGTTGGATGACTGTAAGACTGTTTGAATAGTATGGGGCAGTGTTTCTAAAAAAAAAGGTTGGAGACCATGACACCAGAGTGCATGGGAGCGCCTATGTCTTGCTTGATGCGAGACGTAGGATAGCCTCGCCTCAGGGAGCGTGAGGCTGGGCGGGCCCAGCTTGCGGGAGGCCACAACCTCCTTTTATTCCTTTTTCCCCTATTTTTTGCTTTTGTTTATACTTCCAAATATTCTAAATATACATATTACAAAAAAACTCTACATAAAACATTTCAAAATGTCAATCTAGTATTTgtaaaatgttaaatgtgtatgaATTTTTTtcatgtatacaaaaaatgtataAAAAACAATGTGTATGAAAAACAAGTTGATAatgcatttaaaaaatgttaaccaagatttgaaaaaaaattaatcatctttagaaaaatgttaaacatgtataatTTTTTTGATGCATACCAAAAATGTAGAACATGTATTAAAAAGCTGAACATAAGCACATACATTTTAAATAGTGATGCTTACTATTTGACACTATTCAATGCTGGATGTTATTTTTTTCATACGTCATAAATTTAGCAAGGCTGGAAAAATGCAACAAAAGAAACACTTTGCTAGTTCCATCTAGAAGTTTGCCTGCACTCGTAAAAAAAGTTTAGGATTCCTCTGCCTCCTGCCGTCGTCGCCGATCCGCCTCGTCTCTGATGGCTTTAGGGCCAGGGGCACGATGGATCACGGCCCATGCCGACAGAGGGCTCCGCTTTCAGCTGTTTCTTTGGGTTTTGTTAGGTTTTCTGTCCTGCTAAGTAAGGCGTGACGACGATGGCCCTCTGAAGATGAAATAAGATTCTTCCCACCTAGCCTCGTCTCGGTGATGGGTTTAGAATCATCGATGGACGTGTGGTGGTGTGTCTCCGGTGGATCCGTCTGTGGTGGATCTGTTCAGATTTGATCGTCTATGTTCATGTGTCTTCGGGTTGGATCATTCCCATGTATGCTATGCTTCATTGACGGCGGGTGTTGTTCTGGTTCACTGGTTCTGGGCCTTATCACTATGACTTCCCGACTTTCTACTACAACAAATTTTCCCGACTCCGGCAAGGAAGGAGCGATGACGTCGGTGCGCCTTTAGCTCACTTCAGtacttgtagtcgtcgctaggtggtctattGATCTggagtattttttattatttcttgcctaaaagaaaaggaaggaaaaaaaaaggttcgtcttttttttttggaaaaaaaggTTTGTCTAAGCTTGCAACCTTGCTGTCCTTGCTTAATAATAACGGGCCTTTGTTCTATCCTGGGCCACAAACCTGAAGCCTCTTCCCATCCAGCTCATCCCACTTGTCAACTCCTCCTCTTCGACTCCGAGGGCACGGGCGGCGAGCATGGCGGCGGGGCCGGCGGAAGCCCTGAAATCCTTCGAGGAGAGAGCTTCCGATGCCGAGGTTCGCTCCGTCTGTCTCCTCCCCTGCCCCCCTGACCATCTCTGCTCCGTTCGAGAACTGTAGCCCTAGTTTAGAAGTCCGGTGCGCTAAGGCTATCGATTTGTTCATGGATTATCGAATTAGGACATAGCGGTGTAGGTTTGTGCGTGCGTGGTAGGCTTGATTTCGTGCAGATCCAACTCAGTACGACCTCAGCAGCTTCTAGACGACTACCTTTGTTACTTGCCTGCAAGAATTGTATGTAGTCTGCGAGACCACCGGCTGCTGGAACATAACTTCAGTTATGCAATTTCCAAACAGATGGTCCAGAATCCAGACCTTGTCACTTTTGCTTCTCTGTAGCCAAGGCGCCGGCTCATCAACACATTTGTCGTATTGATTATTAGGGAAGGGATGGTATAATTTTTGCCACATTTGAAGCTCTGAATTTTAGTTTGTTATTACAGGACAGGGCAGATAATCTAATTCCACAAATTCACAGATGGAGGTTCATTGCTTTGTGCTTTCCACCGACACTGTATTTCCAAATGACTAATCCAAGTAACTTGTCATGCTGCTCTATTGTCTGGTTATGATGCATGTATAACTGTTTTTAGCTGTTCTTTGAGCAATGAGGCCTGTTATGTTTGTTTTGTTGACACTTGACGTTCAAAATGATCTGCCACATGGAAGCAATGGAAAATGACGTTCAAactgtttgtgtgtgtgtgttatgTTGTGCTTGATTTGGAGTAAATTGAAATCGTTGTCGGTCAGCGAGCAACCAACTGCCGCAACAGATTTTAGATGCATATTATTTGTTGCCTGTCTAGCTGCCTTCAGAAATACGATCCATCAAACCACTGGTGTCCTAACATATTGATTTGACAGGGTGGGTATATACACAATTTTTTTTAAACGGGCTGCTACAACATTTTTAACATACAAGTTTCAATCTCTTTTAGGAGACACGGTCTTATTTGGCAGTTCCACACATTTAAAAGCTGGCCTTGCCTAATTGAACTAATCTTGGGGTATTGCTCTACTACCTATACCAACGGCTATGCTCATGCTGTATGAAtaagtagtactccctccgtcccataatatgaGAACGTTTTTCAAACTGTTTTAGCTTCAAACACGTatttatattatgggacggagtaGTACTATTTTTAGCAATCCTGCAGCAATGCTGCCCGTTTTGTTTCTTTATTGATGGTGAACAACTCAAAGTGTGTTGATGTATTTGACCATCCACATGGAATGCGAAGACACACTTATCATGCTTAGTTAAGATCTATTGCACGGATGTCTTAATAGATAGTACATGAGTACTCATACTACACCCAGACATGTGTCCCCTAAATGTTTTCTGTCTATTTTATGGTGGAATCCTTCATATTTTGCAGGCACGGTTGGCAAAGCTGGAAGCCCTGCTGCTGAACAAAGGTAATCTTAAATATGGTTTGGGTATTTAGGAGGAGCATGTTTGTGAAAGAGACGCCTCATTCCCTCCTTGTTCACTAGATGGCGCATCCGAGGCAAGTTCATCTGCCATGAGAGATCTTGAGTCAAAGCTTGACGCAGCAACCAAAGAATGTCTTGCTGAGAAGGAACAGGTATCTGATTTTTTACCTGAAACTAACCGTCACCACCATAGCACTGTCTGATCCTAGCGTAACCACATCTCCTCTTAATTGTTGAACCTTGCAGAACCGGAGGCTGACCGTGGAGAACGAGAAGCTCCAGTATCGTGTCTCCCATCTCATCCAAACAATCAAAGAGGCGGAGTCAAGATAGAGAAGCCTCTGATAAGCTGGAGCTCGTAAACCTAGTCCTATTTTGGCTTCGAGAGAGACGTTCATCTCGCAAACCTGTCTATGTGCTCGTCCTGATGTCTGTTGGAGTTTGCTTAAACTGTCATTCCGAGGTTGATGAAATGTGTCTGGTACATGTAAGCTTAGCAGTAATGTATTGATCAGGTCGATTATTTGTGTCGGCGAACATTGAACAGTGTGTCGCTATCGCAACAAAAGTTGAAGATGAAAGATATTCTGGCCTCATTTGGTTTGGAGGATTTTCATAGGAAAAACATAGGAACAAGGATTTCAGAGGAAAATTTTCTATAGATGCATTCGGTTTGTAGGAAATGCGTACAAGAATTTCGTAGGAATACTACTCATTTCTTGTGCTTTTGGAGGAAACTACACATCCACTCAAAAATTATTTTACATGTAGAAACGAGGCAAGTCAATTCCTTAGGATGGCAAGTGCCATCCTATCAAATTCCTATACTAATCCTAGTTCCTACGTTTTAGTTTCCTCCAAACTGAATGAGCCCTCTACGTGTGCAACCTTGTTCATGGTGTTATTTGCTGGGTGCTAGGGTGGAATTCTAGTTGGGTATATTGATTTGAATTCAGGAGTTGTGATTCGGCAAAGACAGAGAGATAGGGGTGTTCTCCGGTTGGTTAGCGTAGGGCAGGGGTACCCTCTCGTCCCTTCCGAGTCCCTCTCAAAATCGGAACCAGCGTGCAAGCCTGTGGTATATATGTAGGACGCGCCCTGGCCATCGAGTCGAGTCAGTCCCTCTCAAAATCCACGAGCGCTAGCTCGGAGTTCTCTTCTCAGGTGGGAGCTGAGCGAGACGGCAACGCGCTAGTCGAAACACGGTACGCTCCTCGGTTGGAAAGCGAGATGGCTGAGCCAGAGAAGTACACGACGGAGACAGAGACGGAGGCGACGGACATTGACACGACGGAGACGGAGACGGAGTCTCACGCGACGGCGACGGACACGGACACATCGGAGGCAGGGACGGCGTCAGACACGACGGATACGGACAGCAGCGTGCCGGAGCTGACACGGGAGGAGATGCTGCGGCTGCTGGAGCCGGACCCGGAGCTGACGGACGAGGAGAAGGCGCTGCGGGCGCTCCACCTCGTCTGCTGCTGAGAGCTCACCGAGCACGACCCCAAGTCCAACGCAGACGTCTGCATCCGCTTCTCCAGCTTCAACATAGCCCTCTTCGACCTCGACCAAGAGTGTCAGTATTATTCCACTATCCACAACCATCTCGTACTAACTAACTAACAATCTCGTTTACTAGCTGATTTGCTGACATGAATGAATTCTTTTACAGCCGAGGCTATCCATGGGCCACGGCTTCAGGAGCTCACCTCTTCTCAGCAGAGCTCAGCCGTGCAATCATCGGTCAATGTCATTTCCCTCAAGGTGGTCGACTCCGACGTGGGCTACCCGATCAGTGTCTTTGGCACCGTGCTCGCGAGGGACGATGCGGACTACAGATGTGTCTACTTGTTCCGCCGCGATAGGGATGATCCCCAGTTCATCGAGTCGCCGGTATGTATCTGTTCCTCCATAAACCCTACAAAAGATATCCACGTTAACCTCGTGTATTCGAAATTTTCAGACCAGTTATGCTTGGTTACAACCGCAATTAGTTGGATATATACATACTAGCTTAGCTAACTATCCGAAGACATTTTGACGTTGATCATCTTTTCCTAAACCCCTGTGCAGGAGGACATGCTAACTTTGACAGGCCCAAACCGAGGGCTCGTTGTGCCAGACACCATCTTCTTCGAGTTCAATCTGAAGATCAAGGGTGACGGAACCACCGGCGACAGAGATTTCAGCAAAGGTGTCATAGAACACTACCCCGTACCATTGGAGAAGGGACCCAAGGCTGAGCTGCTATCTAGCTGGCTGAGCACGGTAGAACTGGTACTAGCGCCCGTTCCGTTTGCCGTGGCAGCTACCGTCAAAATCAGTATTCTGAATGGACCCTGCGACGCCCCTTTCAGTGACAAGATAACCGCTTGGACCGCCGGAGACACTGAGAGCCATATCATTCTATATGATGAACACGAAAACAGAGCGAGATTGATCGGAGATGGCGGTTCGATCGCGTTAAGCCGTGATTTGGTGGCCGTCCACGTCCCTAATTCCTTGTATGATGAGTATGAAGAAGTCGCGCTCAGTGTCTGTTTTGCTCCCAGTGATGGTGAGGGTGAGTGCACCTGTGTCACTCTGCAGTATCCTCAGGAGGAGAAGGTTTGCAATCATGGTGCCTATGAGCTTCAGGTGGAGGTTACCTGGACAGCCATTATGGAAGGGCCGTTTGGCACAGATGTTGACAAAAGATGGAGCTCTGTTCCTCCGAGACCATTGATTTTCTGATGATCTGCGCCTCGACAGGTGAAGGATGATGGGTTGGATACTGACAATGAGCGGCAGCTGTAGATTATGGATGCAGAAAGGATGTTTGGTTTCAGCTATGTTGCTCTGTTTTCCCCTTGGGATATAATGAAGACATGGCAGCCTCTCCCCGACTACATGCTTGACGTTATGTGTTGAAATAATTAATTCAATTTTATTTTAATGTTTTTTTTACTTTTGTCGCACCGGAGCATCGAACGTATATGCCGCTGGTTCATTCATGTCTAATACAATGTATAAGTTATTTGTGTGGAGAGTTCTATATGCAGTAAATTTGAGTCCAAATATGAATCATTGGTATCGGTTAGGGATTTTTATTCATATATGATAATGTACTATGTTCGCATGGAAATTATATATATGCACTATATTTTTGTGTAATCATATCTGATTAGTAGGAATTTTCGTGATGGTATGATTAGTTGGGCTCTAGCCCTTAGGGCATCACCAAAGGCGACCCGCAAATTTTCTCCTGCATCCGTCCACGGACGTGAATGCGGGAGGCCGCCATCCAATGTTGATCGCATACATTTCAAACTTTTTTTTAATAAATcggatgaaattcatgcaaacacggtCAAGTTTCATACAAACCGAACGACATTCATGCAAACACGAAGGATTTTCATTATAGATTTCAAACATTTAGAAAAAAAAACCCGACCCCCTAAATCCATCCTATGGTGGCGGCGCCTGGCTTCCAAGCCCTTGTCGTCCTCGATCCACCGGTAATAAGACCGATGAAGTGAAGCTGCGGTCTCCGACGAGGAAGAGCATAACACGGGAGACAGACTGTCCCACATGGGACACAAGGCCCTGCCGTCTCTCGTGCCCCTCGGAGGAGTCCGCGCCTTGTCTGTCGCCGGCGGACGTGaggtctgatacgtctccaacgtatctataatttatgaagtattcatgctaatATATTATGATTCTTGAATATTTTACAATTATTTTATagcaattttatatcattttttaggactaacctattgacccagtgcccagtgacagttgctgttttttgcttattttttacatcgcaaaaaatcaatatcaaacggagtccaaacaccgcgaaactttttgtgggttttttatggactagaagacatccagtgggccggagcagcacctgggggtgccccgaggggagcagcacctcggtggcctcccgcaccccctctttgccctataaatcATCAAATATTTCAAAAACCCTcggggtaaccctagatcagaagtttcgccgccgcaaggctctatagccatgggaaaccaatctagaccccgttccggcaccctaccggaggggggggatcatcaccagtggccatcttcatcatcccagcggccaccacgatgagggagtagtccacccttggggctgagggtttgtaccagtatcTATGCGTTTaatctctctcctctctctctctcgtgttcttgagatgtcacaatcttgatgtatcgcggactttgttaatatagtcggatcatatggtgttttaccctctctatcttgttgtgaattgagttttccctttgaaattttgttttatcggattgaatactttatGGATTTGAGCGCACTTGATgtgtcttgctatgaatacccgtgacaatggggtatcatattgattcacttgatatatgttttgacactcaactcgtggattcccgaggtgacattggggtaatctatgcataggggttgatgcacgttctcatcttttgtttctccggtagaaatcttggggcactctttgaggttctttgtgttggattgagtattatgaatatgaatttgctttggtgttattttag contains:
- the LOC125535087 gene encoding uncharacterized protein LOC125535087 translates to MGCMLDHCQSAEEAEGLAALTGLRELSKHHDGSLELEMDCLALAEALAPGKSNQSALFSIVEDIKMALSSFSSYKSWATNLKPLPIQLIPLVNSSSSTPRARAASMAAGPAEALKSFEERASDAEARLAKLEALLLNKDGASEASSSAMRDLESKLDAATKECLAEKEQNRRLTVENEKLQYRVSHLIQTIKEAESR